One genomic window of bacterium includes the following:
- the fliJ gene encoding flagellar export protein FliJ, which translates to MPGFNFRLERVLEVKKYNEDKLKTQLAHLKREYLQQENLLWSLQEDLQTQIFLLGERQKNLTLTIEEIIWGYNYIVKLRENIENQKKRLNELNEEIKEVTKKLIGASQEKQILENLKERKFEEFKLGVEKQEQEFMDEVGISRYVKRMGSPMR; encoded by the coding sequence ATGCCAGGATTTAATTTTAGATTAGAACGAGTTTTAGAAGTTAAAAAATATAACGAAGATAAATTAAAAACGCAATTGGCTCATTTAAAACGAGAATATCTTCAGCAAGAAAATCTATTATGGTCATTACAAGAGGATTTGCAAACACAAATTTTCTTGCTTGGTGAAAGGCAAAAAAATCTTACCCTGACAATCGAAGAAATTATATGGGGCTATAATTATATCGTTAAACTCCGTGAGAATATCGAAAACCAGAAAAAAAGACTTAATGAGCTAAATGAAGAAATAAAAGAAGTAACTAAAAAATTAATTGGTGCCTCACAAGAAAAACAAATACTCGAAAACCTGAAAGAAAGGAAATTTGAGGAGTTTAAATTAGGGGTAGAAAAACAAGAGCAGGAATTTATGGATGAGGTAGGGATAAGCAGATATGTGAAGAGAATGGGATCACCCATGAGATAA